The Breoghania sp. L-A4 sequence GCGCAGCTGCGCGAGCGCATGAACATTCCGGTGTTCCATGACGACCAGCACGGCACCGCGATCATCGTCGCAGCCGCGGTGCGCAACGCGCTGGAATTCGCCGGCAAGGACATCGAGAGCGTCAAGATCGTCACCTCGGGCGCCGGCGCCGCCGCACTGGCCTGCCTCAACCTGCTGATCGCGCTTGGCGCCAAGCGCGAGAACATCTGGCTCACCGATATCGAGGGCTGCGTCTACACCGGCCGCGAGATCCTCATGGACGAGTGGAAGGCGGCCTTCGCGCAGGACACCGACAAGCGCACGCTGACCGAGCTGATCGACGGCGCGGACGTGTTTCTCGGCGTCTCCGCCGGCGGCGTGCTGAAGCCGGAGATGGTGGCGAAGATGGCGCCCAAGCCGTTGATCATGGCGCTGGCCAACCCCTATCCGGAAATCATGCCCGACGTCGCCAACGAGGTGCGCGACGACGTGATGATGTGCACCGGGCGTTCCGACTTCCCCAATCAGGTCAACAACGTCCTGTGCTTCCCCTACATCTTCCGCGGCGCGCTGGACGTGGGCGCGACGACCATCAACGAGGAAATGAAGCTCGCCGCGGTGGAGGCCATCGCGGCGCTCGCCAAGGAGGAGCCCTCCGACGTGGTCGCCCAGGCCTACGGCGGCGAATCGCTGATGTTCGGCGCGGGCTATCTGATCCCCTCGCCGTTTGACCAGCGGCTGATCCTGCGCATCGCCCCCGCCGTCGCCCGCGCCGCGATGGAATCGGGTGTCGCGACCCGGCCGATCGAGGATTTCGAGGCCTATCACGACCGGCTCAACCGCTTCGTGTTCCGCTCCGGCCTGGTGATGAAACCGATCATCGCCGCCGCCAAGGCCAACCCCAGGCGGGTGATCTACGCCGATGGCGAGGACGAGCGCGTGCTGCGCGCCGCCCAGGTGATGATCGAGGACGGGCTGGCCCTCCCGATCCTCATCGGCCGCCCGGCGGTGCTCGAGGCGCGCTGCGAGCGCTTCGGCCTGAAGATCCGTCCCGGCGCGGATTTCGAGGTCGTTGATCCGCAGGACGATCCGCGTTACCGCGATTATGTCGACGAACTACTGGAATGCGTCGGCCGCAAGGGCGTGACGCCGGAAGGCGCGCGGCGCATGGTGCGCGGCAACCCGACCGTGATCGGCGCGCTGGCGGTCAAGCGTGGCGACGCCGACGTGCTGATGTGCGGTCTCGACGGCCGCTTCTCGCGTTACCTGCAGAACATCCGCGACATCATCGGCCAGGCGCCGGGGGTGCACGACCTGTCGACCATGTCGCTGCTTATCAACTCCAAGGGCGCCTATTTCCTCACCGACACCTATGTGAGCGAGAACCCGTCCGCCATTGAGATCGCCGAGATGACGATGCTGGCCGCGCGCCACATCCGCCGCTTCGGCATCGAGCCCAAGGTGGCGCTGCTGTCCTATTCGAACTTCG is a genomic window containing:
- a CDS encoding NADP-dependent malic enzyme; the protein is MNDTPKKTSELDEAALFYHRYPRPGKLEIQATKPLGNQRDLALAYTPGVAAPCTEIARDPALAADYTARANLVGVVTNGTAVLGLGAIGPLASKPVMEGKAVLFKKFAGIDVFDIEVDAMDVDLMVNVVAALEPTFGGINLEDIKAPECFQIEAQLRERMNIPVFHDDQHGTAIIVAAAVRNALEFAGKDIESVKIVTSGAGAAALACLNLLIALGAKRENIWLTDIEGCVYTGREILMDEWKAAFAQDTDKRTLTELIDGADVFLGVSAGGVLKPEMVAKMAPKPLIMALANPYPEIMPDVANEVRDDVMMCTGRSDFPNQVNNVLCFPYIFRGALDVGATTINEEMKLAAVEAIAALAKEEPSDVVAQAYGGESLMFGAGYLIPSPFDQRLILRIAPAVARAAMESGVATRPIEDFEAYHDRLNRFVFRSGLVMKPIIAAAKANPRRVIYADGEDERVLRAAQVMIEDGLALPILIGRPAVLEARCERFGLKIRPGADFEVVDPQDDPRYRDYVDELLECVGRKGVTPEGARRMVRGNPTVIGALAVKRGDADVLMCGLDGRFSRYLQNIRDIIGQAPGVHDLSTMSLLINSKGAYFLTDTYVSENPSAIEIAEMTMLAARHIRRFGIEPKVALLSYSNFGSRDTASAMKMREAAQMLWEMVPDLEVDGEMHGDSALSEELRARVMPNSKLEGRANLLVFPTLDAANIALNLLKVMSDALHVGPILLGAAKPAHILTPSVTSRGVVNMSAFASVEAQTAERSVE